The following are from one region of the Lacinutrix sp. Bg11-31 genome:
- a CDS encoding M20 family metallo-hydrolase, whose protein sequence is MIEKLTTKAIALLKQLIETQSFSSEEGPAAAHIEQWFIEQNIPFNRTQHNVWATNKYFDDSKQTLLLNSHHDTVKPNNGYTKDPFKAIVEDGKLYGLGSNDAGGCLVSLLATFAYFYNKKGLNYNIVIVASAEEESSGDNGLNSMLSVIPKVDVAIVGEPTLMNLAVAEKGLVVFDAVVKGTPGHAAHPNNDNAIYNTISVLEWFKNYKFDKRSEALGEVKMTITQINAGKQHNAVPADVKLVVDVRVNDKYSNQEIVNILQKESPCGSIIPRSIKLNSSSIPIDHPLVVAGVEIGRSTYGSPTLSDQAVLNCPSLKLGPGDSTRSHSADEFIYLNEIEEGIKIYIELLEKVL, encoded by the coding sequence ATGATAGAAAAACTAACAACAAAAGCAATTGCTTTATTAAAGCAGCTTATAGAAACGCAATCTTTTTCTTCAGAAGAAGGTCCAGCAGCAGCGCATATCGAGCAGTGGTTTATCGAACAAAACATTCCTTTTAATCGTACGCAGCATAATGTTTGGGCAACCAATAAATATTTTGATGATAGTAAGCAAACTTTATTATTAAACTCCCATCACGATACTGTAAAGCCCAATAATGGTTACACTAAAGACCCATTTAAAGCTATTGTAGAGGATGGGAAATTATATGGTTTAGGAAGTAATGATGCTGGAGGATGTTTAGTAAGTTTGTTGGCAACGTTTGCGTATTTCTACAACAAAAAAGGTTTAAATTATAATATTGTTATTGTTGCTTCTGCAGAAGAAGAGAGTAGTGGAGATAATGGTTTAAATAGTATGTTAAGTGTTATCCCAAAAGTAGATGTTGCTATTGTTGGTGAACCAACTTTAATGAATTTAGCAGTTGCCGAAAAAGGTTTAGTTGTGTTCGATGCAGTAGTAAAAGGAACGCCAGGTCATGCAGCACATCCAAATAACGATAATGCTATTTATAATACGATTTCAGTTTTAGAATGGTTTAAAAATTACAAGTTTGATAAAAGATCTGAAGCCTTAGGCGAAGTAAAAATGACTATTACTCAAATTAATGCAGGAAAACAGCATAATGCAGTTCCTGCAGATGTAAAATTAGTTGTAGATGTTCGTGTTAACGACAAATATTCAAACCAAGAAATCGTGAATATTTTACAAAAAGAATCGCCTTGTGGTAGTATCATTCCACGAAGCATAAAATTAAATTCATCGTCTATTCCAATCGATCATCCATTGGTGGTTGCAGGAGTAGAAATTGGCAGGAGCACGTATGGTTCGCCAACATTATCCGATCAAGCAGTTTTGAATTGTCCATCGTTAAAATTAGGGCCAGGAGATAGCACTCGATCACATTCTGCAGATGAGTTTATTTATTTGAATGAAATAGAAGAAGGTATTAAAATTTATATTGAATTACTTGAAAAAGTATTGTAG
- the argB gene encoding acetylglutamate kinase, producing the protein MKTLKIIKIGGNIIDDDTVLKQFLKAFSTIDSPKILVHGGGKLATKLAQQMQVEVKMIDGRRITDQETLDVITMVYAGKINKNIVAQLQANKCNSIGFSGADGNTIVSDLRPSKPIDYGFAGDVKQVNTATLELLLNNNVTPVFCAITHDGKGQLLNTNADTISSELAIGFASIYNTELYYCFEKNGVLENVDNDDSVIENINTESYPSLIENGIIYEGMLPKLNNCFHAVNHQVQKVCIGKSSMLFKTNSKHTTITK; encoded by the coding sequence ATGAAAACACTAAAAATCATAAAAATTGGAGGAAACATCATCGATGATGATACTGTCTTGAAACAATTTCTAAAAGCCTTCTCAACTATAGATTCTCCTAAAATCTTAGTTCATGGAGGTGGAAAGTTGGCAACAAAATTAGCGCAACAAATGCAAGTTGAGGTTAAAATGATTGATGGAAGACGTATTACAGATCAAGAAACGTTGGATGTTATTACTATGGTTTATGCAGGAAAAATTAATAAGAATATTGTAGCGCAATTACAAGCTAATAAATGTAATTCAATTGGTTTTTCGGGAGCAGACGGTAATACTATTGTTTCAGATTTGAGACCATCAAAGCCTATCGATTATGGTTTTGCGGGAGATGTAAAACAAGTAAATACAGCTACGTTAGAATTGCTTTTAAATAATAATGTGACTCCTGTTTTTTGTGCTATTACGCACGATGGAAAAGGGCAGTTGTTAAATACTAATGCAGATACTATTTCTTCGGAATTAGCAATTGGCTTTGCTTCAATTTATAACACCGAATTATATTATTGTTTCGAAAAAAATGGTGTTTTAGAAAATGTGGATAATGACGATTCTGTTATCGAAAATATCAACACAGAAAGCTATCCGTCATTAATCGAAAACGGAATTATTTATGAAGGTATGTTACCAAAATTAAACAATTGTTTTCATGCTGTAAATCATCAAGTGCAAAAAGTTTGTATTGGGAAATCAAGCATGCTTTTTAAGACAAATAGTAAACACACAACCATTACCAAATGA
- a CDS encoding acetylornithine carbamoyltransferase, giving the protein MKKYTNIKDIGNLKETIKEAILLKANPFQFSDLGKNKTLVMLFFNSSLRTRLSTEKAAKNLGMDVVILNVNDAWNLEFEDGTVMNANTSEHIKEAAQVISQYADVIAVRAFPGLLDKQKDESEFVINSFIKYATVPIVNMESATAHPLQALTDAITISELTKKVKPKVVLSWAPHPKALPQAVANSFVGMMQNMDVNLIITHPEGYELRQEITKNTPINYNQEDALKDADFIYVKNWSSYSDYGKILSQDKNWMMTKAKLGQAKFMHCLPVRRNVVVEDAVLDGDNSVVIKQANNRTFAAQIVLKQILEDL; this is encoded by the coding sequence ATGAAAAAATATACAAACATAAAAGATATAGGAAATCTCAAGGAAACCATAAAGGAAGCTATTTTATTAAAAGCGAATCCTTTTCAGTTTTCAGACTTAGGAAAAAACAAAACCTTGGTGATGTTGTTCTTTAATTCTAGTTTACGAACACGATTGAGTACCGAAAAAGCAGCAAAAAATCTTGGTATGGATGTCGTTATTTTAAATGTAAATGATGCATGGAATCTAGAGTTTGAAGATGGAACAGTTATGAACGCTAATACGTCTGAGCATATAAAAGAAGCAGCGCAAGTTATTTCGCAATATGCAGATGTTATTGCTGTTAGAGCATTTCCAGGTTTATTAGATAAACAAAAAGACGAAAGCGAATTTGTAATAAATAGCTTTATAAAATACGCAACTGTGCCAATAGTAAATATGGAAAGCGCAACTGCTCATCCTTTACAAGCGTTAACAGATGCGATTACTATTAGTGAACTAACTAAAAAAGTAAAACCAAAAGTAGTATTGTCTTGGGCACCACATCCAAAAGCATTACCACAAGCTGTTGCCAATTCATTTGTAGGAATGATGCAAAATATGGATGTAAATTTAATAATTACACATCCAGAAGGTTATGAGTTGAGACAGGAAATAACGAAGAATACACCAATAAACTACAACCAAGAAGATGCTTTAAAAGATGCAGATTTTATTTACGTTAAAAACTGGAGTAGCTATAGCGATTACGGAAAAATTTTAAGTCAAGATAAAAATTGGATGATGACTAAAGCCAAACTAGGGCAAGCAAAATTTATGCATTGTTTACCAGTTAGAAGAAATGTTGTAGTAGAAGATGCTGTTTTAGATGGTGATAATTCAGTAGTAATTAAGCAGGCAAATAACAGAACATTTGCTGCGCAAATAGTACTGAAACAAATTTTAGAGGATTTATAA
- a CDS encoding aspartate aminotransferase family protein translates to MNLFNVYPLFDITPIKAEDVFVFDENNTRYLDLYGGHAVISIGHSHPKYVKNISEQVAKLGFYSNSIQNPLQVELANKLGKLSGCKDYQLFLCNSGAEANENALKLASFYNGKKKIVAFKNGFHGRTSAAVAATDNAKIIAPINAQQEVEILELGDLIALEKALVKNDVCAVIIECIQGVGGLDESTAEFYIGIEALCKKYNACFIADEVQSGFGRTGDFFAFQKYNVTPDIISIAKGMGNGFPIGGILIHPNIKASFGLLGTTFGGNHLACVASSTVLEVIEDEKLMQNVKEISAYFIERAKEISAIKNIKGRGLMLGLEFDFPIAELRKKLIFTHKIFTGSAKNPNLLRILPPLTIKKEHVDLFFEALKSEL, encoded by the coding sequence ATGAATTTATTCAACGTGTATCCATTATTCGACATCACGCCTATAAAAGCAGAAGATGTTTTTGTTTTTGATGAAAACAACACCAGATATTTAGATTTATATGGAGGTCACGCAGTGATTTCTATTGGACACTCGCATCCTAAATATGTTAAGAATATTAGCGAGCAAGTTGCTAAGCTAGGTTTTTATAGCAACTCAATTCAAAATCCATTACAAGTTGAGTTAGCTAATAAGTTAGGTAAGTTGTCAGGTTGTAAAGATTATCAGTTATTTTTATGTAATTCTGGAGCAGAAGCCAATGAAAACGCATTAAAGCTAGCGTCATTCTATAACGGAAAGAAAAAAATTGTGGCTTTTAAAAATGGATTTCATGGTCGTACATCTGCAGCTGTTGCAGCAACAGATAATGCTAAAATAATTGCACCTATTAACGCGCAGCAAGAGGTTGAGATTTTAGAATTAGGAGATTTAATAGCTTTAGAAAAAGCACTTGTAAAAAACGATGTTTGCGCTGTAATTATAGAGTGCATTCAAGGAGTTGGTGGATTGGATGAAAGCACAGCAGAATTTTATATAGGTATTGAAGCCTTGTGTAAAAAATACAATGCTTGTTTTATTGCAGATGAGGTGCAATCTGGTTTTGGAAGAACTGGTGATTTTTTTGCATTCCAGAAGTATAATGTGACTCCAGATATAATTTCTATCGCCAAAGGTATGGGAAATGGTTTTCCAATTGGTGGTATTTTAATTCACCCAAATATTAAAGCGTCTTTTGGTTTGTTAGGTACAACATTTGGCGGAAATCATTTAGCGTGTGTAGCATCATCGACAGTTTTAGAGGTTATAGAAGATGAAAAACTCATGCAAAATGTAAAAGAAATTTCAGCTTATTTTATTGAAAGAGCAAAAGAAATTTCAGCAATAAAAAATATAAAAGGACGTGGTTTAATGTTAGGATTGGAATTTGATTTTCCAATTGCAGAGTTGCGCAAAAAACTAATTTTCACACATAAAATATTTACAGGAAGCGCTAAGAATCCTAACTTATTAAGAATCCTTCCGCCATTAACGATTAAAAAAGAACATGTCGATTTGTTTTTTGAGGCTTTAAAAAGTGAGTTATAA
- the proC gene encoding pyrroline-5-carboxylate reductase, protein MKIAIIGTGNLGKSIAKGLITNNAITSLYLTKRNLEDIQEFDGYKNVYLTTDNAEAVKQSDIIIFAVQPSHFEVILNDVKSYLTDKHVLISTITGFLIPKIEAIVGIDKFIIRAMPNTAIAVGKSMTCLCSNAQGKKRIKIAEAIFNRLGHSLSIPENQMQAATVVCASGVAFWMRLIRATTQAAIQLGFDAKEAQELAMYTSEGAASLLITNGNHPEEEIDRVTTPKGCTIEGLNEMEHKGLSSSLIQGMITSFNKINNIKQDQI, encoded by the coding sequence ATGAAAATAGCAATTATAGGAACTGGGAACTTAGGGAAATCCATTGCAAAAGGATTGATAACTAATAATGCCATTACAAGTTTGTATTTAACTAAAAGAAATTTAGAAGATATTCAAGAATTTGATGGCTATAAAAATGTGTATTTAACTACAGATAATGCAGAGGCTGTTAAGCAATCTGATATTATAATTTTTGCAGTACAACCTTCTCATTTCGAAGTTATTTTAAATGATGTTAAATCGTATTTAACAGATAAACACGTGCTTATTTCTACAATAACAGGTTTCTTAATTCCTAAGATTGAAGCCATTGTTGGTATAGATAAATTTATAATTCGTGCTATGCCAAATACAGCAATTGCTGTTGGTAAATCTATGACCTGTTTGTGTAGTAACGCGCAAGGGAAAAAACGTATTAAAATTGCCGAAGCTATTTTTAATCGATTAGGTCATTCTTTAAGTATTCCAGAAAACCAAATGCAGGCAGCAACAGTTGTTTGTGCAAGTGGAGTAGCCTTTTGGATGCGCTTGATTAGAGCAACAACACAAGCGGCTATTCAGTTAGGTTTCGATGCAAAAGAAGCGCAAGAATTGGCAATGTATACAAGTGAAGGAGCAGCGAGTTTGTTAATTACAAATGGAAATCATCCAGAGGAGGAAATAGATCGCGTAACAACACCAAAAGGCTGCACTATTGAAGGTTTAAACGAAATGGAACATAAAGGACTAAGTTCTTCTTTAATTCAAGGAATGATTACTTCTTTTAATAAAATTAACAACATCAAACAAGATCAAATATGA
- the argC gene encoding N-acetyl-gamma-glutamyl-phosphate reductase, whose translation MKKLETGIIGGAGYTAGELIRLLLNHNKVNLNFVYSTSNAGNKIYKIHQDLIGSTDLVFSSEINTEVDVLFLCLGHGNSKAFLEKNTFSENTKIIDLSNDFRLNKDEIFEGKTFVYGLPELNKEAIKKANYIANPGCFATAIQSALLPLAKAKVLKNDVHINAVTGATGAGTSLSATTHFTWRDNNFSHYKAFTHQHLGEINQTVNQLQSDFSSEINFMPNRGDFSRGIFATLYTKFEGSLEDAKKMYSEFYKEAAFTVVSDEEIHLKQVVNTNKCILHLHKHENKLLVTSIIDNLLKGASGQAVQNMNLMYGFEESEGLKLKANYF comes from the coding sequence ATGAAAAAATTAGAAACAGGAATCATTGGTGGAGCAGGTTATACAGCTGGTGAGTTGATTAGGTTGTTGTTAAATCATAATAAAGTAAACCTCAATTTTGTATACAGTACATCTAATGCAGGCAATAAAATATATAAGATACACCAGGATTTAATTGGCAGTACAGATTTAGTGTTTTCAAGCGAAATAAATACTGAAGTAGATGTGTTATTCTTGTGTCTTGGACATGGAAATTCAAAAGCCTTTTTAGAGAAAAACACCTTTTCAGAAAACACTAAAATTATTGATTTAAGTAATGATTTCAGATTGAATAAAGATGAGATTTTTGAAGGTAAAACATTTGTTTACGGTTTGCCAGAATTAAATAAAGAGGCAATTAAAAAAGCTAATTATATAGCAAATCCAGGTTGTTTTGCCACAGCAATTCAATCTGCATTATTACCATTAGCTAAAGCTAAAGTTTTAAAAAACGATGTGCATATTAATGCAGTAACTGGGGCAACTGGAGCAGGAACATCATTATCTGCAACTACACATTTTACATGGAGAGATAATAATTTTTCGCATTACAAAGCATTTACACACCAGCATTTAGGTGAAATTAACCAGACAGTAAATCAATTACAATCTGATTTCTCTTCAGAAATAAATTTTATGCCTAATCGAGGCGATTTTTCAAGAGGGATTTTTGCTACACTTTATACCAAATTTGAAGGCAGTTTAGAAGATGCTAAAAAAATGTATTCAGAATTTTATAAAGAAGCTGCTTTTACTGTGGTTTCAGATGAAGAGATTCATTTAAAACAGGTTGTTAATACTAATAAATGTATTCTTCATTTACATAAGCATGAAAACAAATTACTAGTAACAAGTATCATTGATAATTTATTAAAAGGTGCTTCTGGACAAGCGGTCCAAAATATGAATTTAATGTATGGTTTTGAAGAATCTGAAGGTTTAAAATTAAAAGCAAATTATTTTTAA
- a CDS encoding argininosuccinate synthase gives MSKKLVIAYSGGLDTSYCAVSLSKAGYDVHAVSVNTGGFTSEEIKEIESNAYKMGVSTYKNIDAVATFYKKVVKYLIFGNVLKNNSYPLSVSAERIIQAIEIIEYAKSIDAEFIAHGSTGAGNDQVRFDMIFQTLAPNIKIITPIRDGSLSRQQEIDYLKENGIEASWEKAKYSVNKGLWGTSVGGEETLTSEKPLPETAYPSQLKKEGEDKVVLSFDKGELVALNGKAASAEKNIELLNNLASAYAIGRDIHVGDTIVGIKGRVGFEAAAALITIKAHHLLEKHTLTKWQLQHKDYLSSFYGMHLHEGQYLDPVMRDMEAFLQSSQDKVSGDVFVTLKPYHFTVDGIISKHDLMNAKFGSYGEENKGWTADEAKGFIKIIGNQNKIYQQVNS, from the coding sequence ATGAGTAAAAAACTAGTTATAGCATATAGTGGAGGATTAGATACTTCATATTGCGCAGTAAGTTTAAGTAAGGCAGGATACGATGTGCACGCTGTTAGTGTAAATACAGGAGGTTTTACTTCAGAAGAAATAAAAGAGATTGAAAGCAATGCATATAAAATGGGTGTTTCTACCTATAAAAATATTGACGCAGTTGCCACTTTTTATAAAAAAGTTGTAAAGTATTTAATTTTTGGGAATGTGCTTAAAAATAATTCGTATCCATTATCTGTAAGTGCAGAGCGTATTATTCAGGCTATCGAGATTATTGAATACGCAAAAAGTATTGATGCCGAATTTATCGCACATGGTAGTACAGGAGCTGGAAATGATCAAGTACGTTTTGATATGATTTTTCAAACCTTAGCTCCTAATATTAAAATTATCACGCCAATTAGAGATGGAAGTTTAAGTAGACAACAAGAAATTGATTACCTAAAAGAAAATGGTATTGAAGCCTCTTGGGAAAAAGCAAAGTACTCTGTTAACAAAGGACTTTGGGGAACAAGTGTTGGTGGAGAAGAAACTTTAACTTCTGAAAAACCATTACCAGAAACGGCTTATCCGTCGCAATTAAAAAAAGAAGGAGAAGATAAGGTGGTATTAAGTTTTGATAAAGGAGAATTAGTCGCTTTAAACGGAAAGGCAGCTTCTGCAGAAAAGAACATAGAGCTTCTAAATAATTTAGCTTCTGCTTACGCTATTGGAAGAGATATTCATGTTGGAGATACTATTGTAGGTATTAAAGGACGTGTTGGTTTTGAAGCAGCAGCAGCATTAATTACTATAAAAGCGCATCATTTATTAGAGAAGCATACGTTGACCAAGTGGCAATTACAGCACAAAGATTATCTATCAAGTTTCTACGGAATGCATCTACATGAAGGTCAGTATTTAGATCCTGTAATGCGAGACATGGAGGCCTTTTTGCAGAGCAGTCAAGATAAAGTTTCTGGAGATGTTTTTGTAACACTTAAACCATATCATTTTACCGTAGATGGAATTATTTCTAAGCACGATTTAATGAATGCAAAATTTGGAAGTTATGGCGAAGAAAATAAAGGTTGGACTGCAGATGAGGCAAAAGGATTTATTAAAATTATAGGGAATCAAAATAAAATCTATCAACAAGTAAACTCTTAA
- a CDS encoding GNAT family N-acetyltransferase, translating to MEIVIANKSHSIYANIICETIAEAAQVRGTGIAKRKPEYVITKMENGNAVIALDDDKFAGFCYIEQWSHGKFVANSGLIVHPDFRNMGLAKQIKQRIFEHSRTKFPDAKVFSITTGLAVMKMNSDLGYKPVTFSELTDDQSFWNGCQTCKNFDVLTRTEQKMCLCTGMLYDSSKKEVTKPEVNNHDKKVWTRLKNIKQSMFLKKEKRDE from the coding sequence ATGGAAATTGTTATTGCTAATAAATCGCATAGTATTTACGCAAACATTATTTGCGAAACTATTGCAGAGGCTGCCCAAGTTAGAGGAACTGGTATTGCAAAACGTAAACCAGAATACGTCATTACCAAAATGGAAAATGGTAATGCTGTTATCGCTTTAGATGATGATAAATTTGCTGGATTTTGCTATATCGAACAATGGAGTCATGGCAAATTTGTTGCAAATTCTGGTTTAATTGTACATCCAGATTTTAGAAATATGGGTTTAGCCAAGCAGATTAAACAACGAATATTCGAGCACTCTAGAACCAAGTTTCCAGACGCGAAAGTGTTTAGTATTACTACTGGTTTAGCGGTTATGAAAATGAATAGTGATTTAGGTTATAAACCGGTTACGTTTTCAGAATTAACAGACGATCAATCCTTTTGGAATGGCTGTCAGACTTGCAAAAATTTCGATGTCTTAACAAGAACAGAGCAGAAAATGTGCTTATGTACTGGTATGTTGTATGATTCTTCTAAAAAGGAGGTTACAAAGCCAGAAGTAAATAATCATGATAAAAAAGTATGGACCAGATTGAAAAACATTAAGCAATCTATGTTCCTTAAAAAAGAAAAGAGAGATGAGTAA
- the ilvA gene encoding threonine ammonia-lyase, producing the protein MEETKTTYRPTLEAVEAAANKLKGIATVTPLMRNARYSKHFGANIFFKREDLQEVRSYKIRGSYNKISSLNATQIENEIVCASAGNHAQGVAISCKLLKIKGTIFMPSPTPNQKVEQVKMFGEDYVDVVLVGDTFDDAYHAAMKQCEALNKTFIHPFNDEKVIEGQATVGLEIIDQAKEHPIHYVFVPVGGGGLAAGLSSIFKILSPETKIISVEPKGAPAMLTSIRNNKNTELKTIDSFVDGAAVKRVGDLNFAICKETLHRVVTVDEGKVCQTILDLYNKDAIIVEPAGALSLSALEQFSEEIKGKNVVCVISGSNNDITRTAEIKERALLYANLKHYFIVKFPQRSGALRDFVVDILGPNDDITHFEYTKKANRENDVAVVGLELKSPADLEPLITKMKLHNFYGDYLNDKPDLFQFLV; encoded by the coding sequence ATGGAAGAAACTAAAACAACATATAGACCTACTCTAGAAGCTGTAGAAGCTGCCGCAAATAAACTAAAAGGCATTGCAACTGTAACGCCTCTTATGAGGAATGCGCGCTATTCTAAGCATTTTGGAGCTAATATATTTTTTAAAAGAGAGGATTTACAAGAAGTACGTTCGTATAAAATTCGAGGATCTTATAATAAGATTTCATCTTTGAATGCGACTCAAATAGAAAATGAAATTGTATGTGCAAGTGCAGGTAATCATGCCCAAGGAGTGGCTATTTCGTGTAAGCTTCTAAAAATTAAAGGAACCATATTTATGCCATCTCCTACACCAAATCAAAAGGTGGAGCAGGTTAAAATGTTTGGAGAGGACTATGTAGATGTTGTTTTGGTAGGTGATACTTTTGATGACGCTTATCATGCAGCGATGAAACAGTGCGAAGCGCTGAATAAAACATTTATTCATCCTTTTAATGATGAGAAAGTTATTGAAGGCCAGGCAACTGTTGGTTTAGAGATTATAGATCAGGCTAAGGAGCATCCAATTCATTATGTTTTTGTACCAGTTGGTGGTGGCGGACTTGCCGCTGGATTATCATCAATTTTTAAAATTTTATCACCAGAAACAAAGATTATTAGTGTGGAGCCAAAAGGAGCGCCAGCAATGTTAACTTCTATTAGAAATAATAAAAATACAGAGTTAAAGACTATAGATAGTTTTGTAGATGGAGCTGCTGTTAAACGTGTTGGCGATTTAAATTTCGCAATATGTAAAGAAACTTTGCATCGCGTGGTTACGGTAGATGAAGGTAAGGTGTGTCAAACCATTTTAGATTTATATAATAAAGATGCTATTATTGTAGAGCCTGCAGGAGCTTTAAGTCTTTCTGCATTAGAACAGTTTTCCGAAGAAATAAAAGGAAAAAACGTGGTTTGCGTAATTAGCGGAAGTAATAACGATATCACGCGTACTGCCGAAATCAAGGAACGTGCATTATTGTATGCCAATTTAAAACACTATTTTATTGTAAAGTTTCCACAACGTTCGGGAGCTTTAAGAGATTTTGTAGTAGATATTCTTGGTCCAAACGATGATATCACTCATTTTGAATATACAAAAAAAGCAAACCGTGAAAATGACGTCGCTGTTGTTGGATTGGAGCTTAAATCACCTGCAGATTTAGAGCCTTTAATTACCAAAATGAAACTTCATAACTTCTATGGAGATTACCTAAATGATAAGCCAGATTTATTTCAATTCTTAGTTTAG